CAGAGCAGCAGGCCGATCAAAAACGTCGCCAGAAGCAGGATCTGCCAATATAGTCCGAAATAGGTCGCGGCGATGTTAAATCCCCAATCAACCAGCGCCGACAGGCCGTCAAGATTGACCAGTGCGGCCACACAGAACAGCGCGATAAAGCCGCCCGAAAGCAGAAAGAGCGGCTTATTAATGCGGCTCTCCTGCGATGTTGTTTCCATCGATGTCTCTGACATCTGTCCCTCCCATTGGTCGGCCCGCTATCATTTTGCTAGGCCGTTAAACGTACCCCGGTCCGTCAGCTCCCTGCCTTCGGGCCAAAATTCTCATCAAAGAAGCGGTGCCAATTGTCCCCCATGACAGCGGCGACCTCTTGTTCGTTCATTCCAACATTGCGCAGCCCGTCTTCGATGTTTCCAAAGTCACGGTTGTCCTCAAACCAGCTGGGCATCGGCGGGAAACCGGGCGCGGATTTTGAACCCTCGCCGTAGTCGATTTCCTTGGTCCAGCGACCAACACGCATCCACTCGACGATGCTGTCGGGCTGATCCTGGCAAAGGTCTGTGCCAATGCCGAGATGTTGCACACCATATCGATCCGCGGTCCGCGCAATCATCTCGCAGAAGCTTTGCAACGTGCAGGCGGATTTGTCTTTCAGGTGATGCGGATAAACGGAGAAGCCGAACATCCCGCCATTGGACGTGACCGCGCGGATCACGTCGTCTTTCTTGTTCCGCAGGGCAGGGGACCAGTCATGCGGATTGGCATGGGTGATGGCAATCGGGCGTTCTGACAGGTCCGCCGCCTCAATCGTTGAACGATCCGCGGAATGGCTCATATCCACCACCAGACCGACGCGGTTCATCTCCTTGATGACCTGCTTGCCCATGCGGGTGATGCCGGTGTCCTCAGCCTCATAACAGCCGGTCGCCAGCAGCGACTGATTGTTATAGGTCAGCTGCATGAACCGTGCGCCCAGAGTGTGAACGATTTCGACCAGGCCGATATCATCTTCGATCGGTGAGGGGTTCTGGAACCCAAAGAACACCGCCGTGCGCCCGGTCTCCCGCGCCTTATCGATGTCCGAGGCCCAAAGACCCTTCATGATCAGATCAGGATACTGCTCAAACCAGCGGTTCCACTTCTCAAAGTTCAGAACCGTTTCACGAAAATTCTCGTGATAGGCGATGGTGACGTGGATTGCATCCACGCCCCCGTCACGCAGCTGGCGAAAGATCTTCTCCGACCAGTTGGCGTATTGCAGCCCGTCAATCCGGAACCCGGACCGCATCAAACCGGGCCTGCGCTGATATAGGCGGTTTTGACGGTGGTATAGAATTCCGCCGCCGCCTTACCCTGTTCGCGCGGGCCATAAGAGCTATCGCCGCGACCACCGAAGGGCACGTGGTAGTCCGTGCCAGCGGTCGGCAGGTTTACAGTCACAACACCGGTGCGCGCGTTGCGGCGGAAATGGGTGGCGCGGGCCAGTGATTTGGTGACGATCCCCGAGGTCAGGCCAAAGTTGGTGTCATTGACCACCGAAAGCGCCTCATCATAGCTGCCAACCTTGATCACCGATGTCAGCGGCGCGAACATTTCCTCACGGTTGATACGCATGTCGTTGGTGCTGTTCAGGAACACGCCCGGGGACATGTAGAAACCTTGATGCGGCATCTCCAGACGTTGCCCCCCGCAGGCCAGTTCAGCACCTTCCGTCTTGCCAAGATCAACATAGGCGAGGTTTTCAGTTAGCTGTTGTTCGCTGACCACTGGACCCATCTGCACGCCTGCTTCCAGTGCGTGGCCCACTTTCATCGCTTGTGCCCCTGCGATCAGTTTCTCCACGAAGGCGTCATGAACACCGGCATGGACCACCAGTCGCGAGGAGGCCGTGCATTTCTGACCGGTACCGCCAAAGGCACCACCAAGCGCCAGCGTCACGGCCAGATCCAGATCTGCGTCATCCATCACGGCCAGCGCGTTCTTGGAGCCCATTTCCATCTGTACCTTGGTCAGGTTCTGGATGGCGGCAGCAGCAATACCTTTGCCCACCGGCACCGAGCCGGTAAACGAAATGGCATTCACCTTGGGGCTTTCGACCAGACGCTGGCCGATGGACCGGCCCGAGCCCATCACGAGGGAGAACAGACCTTTTGGGATGTCCTGCCGCTCAATGATCTCCGCCAGCGCAACAGCCGATGCCGGGGTGATGTTTGCAGGTTTCCAGACCACCGCGTTGCCATAGCAAAGCGCCGGGGCAATTTTCCACGATGCGGTCGCTGTGGGGAAGTTCCAGGGGCTGATAATCGCAACGGTTCCGACAGCCTCACGGCGGACGTCGACCTCAATATCGGGGCGTACAGAATCCGCGTTCTCACCGATCTGGCGCAGACACTCGGCAGCATAATAGGTGAAGAACTGACCGGCGCGGTAGACTTCACCCTTACCCTCGGCCAGCGGTTTGCCTTCCTCACGGCTGAGCAGCGTGCCCAGTTCCTCGGCGCGGGCCATCATTTCATTGCCGATGGCATTCAGCACCGCTTGTTTGCGCTCCAGACCGTAAGCGGCCCATTCACGCTGTGCCACCTGCGCCTGATCCAGTGTCGCCTCCAGCTGATCGGCGCTCGCCTGGGCAAAGACACCGACCAGATCGCTCAGGTCAGACGGGTTCCGGTTTTCAACTTCGCTCTCACCAGCAAGCCATTCACCGGCGATCAGGTTCTTTTGGATATCAGTCATGGTCAGAGGCCTCACACAGAATTCAGTTTCCATGGGTATGGACATGAGACGCCACTTCAATCAAACTCAAATAACTGAACACCATTTCAGAAACTTTGAAGTCTATAGCTATGGCGCTTAAAATTGAGTTGCTTCGCGGATTTGCCGCAGTTGCCCGAAGCGGGAACCTAAGTGACGCAGCCGGCATTCTGGGGCGCACACCGTCTGCGGTGTCGATGATGCTGAAACAGTTGGAGACGCATCTGGGCGAACCGCTGTTCGAAACCGATCGAAAGAACCGCCTGACGGCGCTGGGGGCCTTTGTGCTGGAACAGGCCGAGCGCGAGTTGCAGCAATACGACACAATGGTCAAAGCGATTGAAGGCTATGCCAAAGCCACACATGGACATGTGCGGATTGCAACCGTTCCATCAGTTGCAGGCACCGTGATGCCTTTGGTATTTTCAAGGCATATCAGTGATTTCGAGCATGTTGACATTGAGCTTCGTGATATGGATTCCATATCTGTCCTACATGAATTGTCCCGTGAGCGTATCGACATCGGGATTGCCACACTGGGCCAAAACAGCTCCGGCCTGCACAGCCAGCACCTGCTCTCGGATGCCTTTGGGGTGATCTGCACCCGCAATCACCCATTGGCGCAGGAACGTGGAAAAATCGACTGGGATATGCTGCGGGATGAGCGTTTGATCGCCAACAGCCTGTCCGCGGGGATCAATGCCGAGCCGTCCCGGATATTGCACGATAAGGCGCTGTTAAAGGCGCAGAACCTGACCTCCATCATGGCGATGGTGCGGGCAGAAATTGGCGTCACTATTTTGCCTGAGATGGCCGCACGGGCTGCAAATGCGCCGGAGCTGGTGTTCTGTCAGCTGGCTGATTCGCGGGCCACACGTCAGATCCATCTGCTGCGCAAAACTGATACCGCCCTGTCGCCGGCCGCGCGATTGCTGGAAAAACACATTCTCACCTGTGCTGCAGAACTCACCGAAGGAGGCCTGTCATGACCCGAACCGACGCGCCACTCACACTGGGCATTCTGATCTTTCCCGGTTTCCCAATGGCCTGTCTGACCTCCTGCATCGAACCATTGCGCGCCGCCAATGAAATCGCCGGGAAGGAGGCCTTTCGTTGGACGGTGGTGGCTGAAACCGCAGATCCGGTCGCCTCCTCAGCTGGGGTCAGTTTTGGTCCGGATACCGTGCTGGCGGATCTAGCCGAGCATGATTTTCTGTTTTTTACGGCGGGACCAAATGCGCGGTTTGACCAACCGGCACGGGCCAATGCAGCCTTGCAGCGGATCACCCGGAGCAAGACTAGGCTCGGCGCCTTCAGCGGTGGGGTTTTTCCGCTGGCACGGACAGGTTTGGTGGCGGGTCAACCGCTCTCGGTTCACTGGTGTTACGAGGCCGCATTTGAGGCAGAATTCCCGGACATCGAACCACAAAGCACGGTGATCTGCGACGAAGGTTCCTTTGTAACAATCTCCGGAGCGACAGCGGTGTTTGACTACATGCTCACCTTGATTGAGGAGCATCTCGGCGGGGATATCATGGCTGAGGTTGCCTGTTGGTTTCAGCACCCCTATGTGCGCAGCGCAGCAACTTCTCAGAAAACACCTGCATTTTCAACGGCCAAGAGCAAGGACTTGCTGCCAAAGAAGGTGACCCAAGCGATCGAACATTTCGCGGAACACATCGAAGACCCGATCCAGATCAGTGACGTAGCGGACGCCATCGGGGTGTCCGCCCGGTCGCTGGAACGCAGCTTCAAAGAGGCCACAGGGCAGAGCCCTTTGAAATACTACCGGATGATGCGGATGAATCAGGCGCGGCAGCTGGTGCTGTATTCCAGTACGTCGGTAACAGAGATTGCCTATATGGTCGGCTATAGCACCCCCGGCGCATTCCTGCGGATCTACCGCGAGAGCTTTGGCGTCACGCCGATCAATGACCGGCGCGCCAAGAACTCCTTGCGCGTCAAAAGCGGGGATGCCCTGCCGGCGGGATAGGCCCGGCACGGCCTGCACATCCAGATCCCAATCTTAGGCGAGGGAGCGGGCGGCAGTGATCAGCGCGTGATGCAAGGATGCAGCAGAGGAGCGCGGCCCCAGAACAGCCATGCGATCCTCGTCAAGGCGCCACAGGAACACGCCGAGGTGCTCCAAGGTGCCGCGAATGACGCATCCGGGTTTCATGTCGCGGACCGGCGCGTTGCTGAGCCGTTCAAACAGATCACTCAGAACAGCGCCCGCAACATCGAACCGACACCAGCCATCCGTCTGTTCCACCACCGATGCAGTGGCGCCAGCCACCTGTTTCAAATCGCGGGCCAGTAGCTCATTTTGATCATATGGCCCTGAGACCATCCATTGATCCGGTCCAGTCCAGAAGACCGAGAGCGCATCAGCCTGTGACGAACCGCCAACTTCTGGCAACTCCATCTCATAGGCCTCTGCAAGAGCTGCCCGCAGCGCTGGTTCCTGATCTTTACGAGCCGCCACTGAGGCAAGCGCCCGGTCCGTCACTTCGGAAATCGTCAGATCACCAATCGACTCTATCCGGGGGAAAGCACTGCCAAGCGGGGTGAGGGGGGACAATTTATGCACGGAGCTTCTCCCCTTCGGGATCTACAAAATGAGGGCTGACAATCTCAACCAGAACGATTTGGTTTTCCAGTGGGTTCACGAGACGCAGCCGCTCGCCCATCCGGTTCGATCCGGCTTTGACAAAGGCCAGTCCGATTGCGCTTTGCAAGATGGGTGAATAGGCAGCAGAGGTCACATATCCCTGATCATGCGCCGCATCGACCGGCCCATCGCTTGCCATCAGGTGCCCACCCGCAGGAACGCTGTCGATGCTGTTCACAGGCCGGACCCCGACGAGGTTCAGCGCATCTTCTGTGTTCATACCGTCGCGACGGCTCAGTACATTGCCGATGCAATCTTTCTTGGTCGAGACCATGCGGCCGAGACCCAAGTTCAGCGCAGATGTGGTTCCGTTTAACTCATTGCCTGCGGCATGCCCTTTTTCGATCCGCATCACGCCGAGCGCTTCGGTGCCATAGGGTGTCACATCGAATTCTTCCCCTGCGGCCATCATCTCGCGCATCAGGGCATCACCATAACGGGTCGGCACCGCGATTTCATAAGCCAGCTCACCAGAGAAAGAGATGCGGAACAGCCGAGCCCGGCATCCCCCGCAGACCGTGATTTCACCGCAGCCCATAAATGGGAACGCCTCGTTGGAGATATCGAACGCCGGGTCGACGATCTTTTGCAGCAGCTTGCGTGCATTGGGACCGGCGACAGCGTATTGCGCCCAGGCTTCGGTTGTTGAAATCAGTTGCACGTCCAGATCAGGGCAGAGACACTGACGCACAAACTCCATGTTGCGATAGACCAGAACAGCATTGGCCGTGGTGGTTGTGACGACAAAATGGTCCTCGGCCAGCCGCGCGGCGGTGCCATCGTCGTAGGCAATGCCGTCCTCGCGCAGCATCAAACCATAGCGAACTTTGCCCACCGGGAGTTTGGCAAACCCATTGGCGTAGATCGTGTTGAGGAAGGTCGCAGCATCCGCACCCTGCACATCGATCTTTCCCAATGTGGTTACATCACAGATGCCAACGGAATTGCGGGTTTGCAGGACTTCGCGGTCCACAGACTGGCGCCAATGGGTCTCACCATCACGGGGGAACCACTGCGCCCGCAGCCAGTTGCCAACCTCGACAAAAACAGCGCCTTGTTCCTCAGCCCATTTGTGGCTGGGTGTGAGGCGGGTCGGATGAAAATCCTTGCCAACAGCACGGCCCGCCAGCGCACCCATCGCAACGGGCGTGTAGGGGGGGCGAAAAATCGTAGTGCCGGTGTCCGGAATAGATTTGCCGGTCAGCTCCGCCATCACCGCCAAGGCGCCGAGATTCGAGGTTTTCCCCTGATCCGTGGCCATGCCCAGCGTGGTATAGCGCTTCAGATGCTCCACCGAGGTGAAGTTCTCCTGATGGGCGAGTTTGACATCCTTCACGGTCACATCGTTCTGAAAATCAAGCCAGGCGCGTTTGGCTCCTTCGACATGCCAGAAGGGGGTCAGGTTCACCGGGGCGTCTTCGGCTTGCGGGAGGTCGATAGCCGCGGCTGAGATGCCGAGATCACCAAGCGCCTCAGCGGCGCGCTCTGCACCGCCTTTCAAAGCTTGTGCGGTGGTCATCTCCCCCGCAGCCGCCCCGGCGACCAGTTGACCTGTCGGCAGCCCATCCCCCGGTACAAAGGACTGGATCGCGTCATTCCAGACCGGGCGGCCCCGTTGATGACACGTCAGGCCCAGATTGGGGTTCCAGCCACCCGACATGGCCAATGCATCGCAGGAAATGCTGCGTGTTTGCCCGTTTGCCAGACGCACGGTGACGGAGGACAGGCCAAGGCGACCTTTGGTTTCGATAATTTCCGCACCAGCCAGAACCTCAGTCCCGGCTAGGGCAGGTGCATCGGGGCGCACATCGATGATTGCGCGTACCTCAATCCCTTTCGCCATGAGATCCTGCGCGGTGAGATGTGCATTGTCGTTGTTGGCGAATACCACAACCGACTGACCAGGTGCCGCCGCCCAGCGGTTGGCATAGGCGCGCGCGGCACCTGCCAGCATCACACCGGGGCGGTCGTTGTTTTCAAAGGCGATCGGACGCTCAATAGCACCGGTCGCAATCAGCGCCCGTTTGGAATAGATCCGCCAAAGCGTCTGCCGTGATTTCCCTGATGCTGGCGCGGGCAGGTGATCGGCATTGCGCTCCACCGCACCATAGATCCCATGATCATAGGCGCCAAACACGGTTGTCCGTGGCATGACGCGGACGTTTGGCAGCGTAGCCAGCTCCGCCTGTGTCTGCGCTACCCAATCGGTGCCAGACATTTCCGACAGCGCCTTGGTTTCGCTTAGCAGGCGCCCGCCGAGGCGATAGTCCTCATCCGCCAAGATGACCTGCGCGCCAGCCCGGCCAGCGGTCAGCGCCGCCGCCAGCCCCGTCGGTCCCGCGCCGATGACCAGCAGATCACAATGCAGGTATCCCTTGTCATAAGCATCAGGATCTGCCTCCTCGGTCAGACTGCCAAGCCCTGCGGCCTTACGAATGATCGGTTCATAGAGTTTTTCCCAGAACGCCTTCGGCCACATGAAAGTCTTGTAGTAAAACCCTGCGGTCAGGAAATTCGAAAACCGGTCATTGATCGCCATCAAATCATGCTCAAGCGATGGCCAGCGGTTCTGCGATTGGGCCTCCAGCCCCGCATATAGCTCCACAACGGTGGCGCGGGTATTAGGTTCCTGACGCCCGCCAGAGCGCAGCTCAACCAGTGCGTTGGGTTCCTCGCTGCCTGCGGTCAGCACACCGCGCGGCCGATGGTATTTGAAGGACCGGCCCATCAGCCGAACACCATTGGCCAGCAGCGCTGATGCCAGCGTATCCCCCTGATGGCCCTCATAGGTCTTGCCATCAAACTGGAACGACAGCGATGCATCGTGGTCGATAAGGCCGCCCGAGAGTCGATTTTTCAATACGGATCTCTGGCTCATTGCTGCGGCTCCTGCGAGGTATTTGCCGCCTTGTTGGCAAGCGCCACATCCCGGGCAAGTTCGACCCTCAGGATCTCATGGGTCGTGGTATTACGGGTGACCACCAGCCAGGACCGGTCACCCTGTTCGTGGAACCACAGCTCGCGATGTTCGCCCGCCGGGTTTTTGCGCAGATACAGATAGTCGTGGAACTGCTGCAGGGCTGTTTCTGACAGCCAGTAGGGACGGTTCATCAGGCCTGCGTCGCCCAAATAGGTGAACTCCTGCGCATCGCGGGGCCCAAGCAGCGGATGGTTGATAATCATCTGGACAATTCCTCAGTGCAGGTTCGGTTGGGCGCCTTGGCCCTTTTCGTCGATCATGTGACCGGACATAAAACGATCCAGCCGGTAAGCGGTCGCGGTCTCGTGCGGACGATCGGTTTTCAGAAGATGCGCAAAGCAATAGCCGGCTGCCGGCGTGGCCTTGAACCCGCCGTAGCACCACCCGCCGTTGAAATAGAGGCCCTCGATATGGGTCTTGTCGATGAAGGGGGAGCCATCCATCGACATATCCATGATACCGCCCCAGCTGCGCAGCAGCCGCGCCCGTCCAAGTGCCGGGATCAGCGACATACCGCTTTCGATAACATCCTCGACCACCGGCAAATTCCCGCGCTGCGCGTAGGAGTTATACATGTCGATGTCACCGCCAAAGACCAGCCCTCCCTTGTCAGACTGGCTGCAATAGAAATGTCCGGCACCATAGGTGATCACACCGGGAATGAAGGGCTTCAGCCCTTCTGAAACAAAGGCTTGCAAGACGTGGCTCTCGATCGGCAGGCGCATACCTGCAAGCGCCATCAGACGGCTGGAATTGCCGGCGACCGACACACCGACCTTGCCTGCCCCGATATACCCACGGGAGGTTTCAACGCCCAGCACTTTGCCGCTTTCGATACGCAGGCCGGTGACTTCGCAATTCTGGATGATATCAACGCCACGCAGATCGGCTCCACGGGCATAGCCCCAGGCCACCGCATCATGGCGCACCGTGCCGCCGCGCCGATGCAAAAGGCCGCCTTTAATAGGAAAACGTGCGTCATCAAAGTTCAGGAACGGATACATTGCGCGTACGCCATCCGCGTCCAAAAGCTCGGCGTCGGACCCGTTGAGGATCATCGCATTGCCGCGCCGACGGGCGGCGTCGCGCTGTGCATCGCTATGGATCAGGTTCAAAATACCGCGCTGGCTGACCATGGCGTTATAATTGAGATCCTGTTCAAGGTTCTCCCAGAGTTTCAGAGAAAACTCATAAAACGGCTCATTGCCATCCAGCAGGTAGTTGGAGCGGATGATGGTGGTGTTGCGGCCAACATTGCCACCGCCGATCCATCCTTTCTCCAGCACCGCGATCCGCGCGCCACCGAACTCCTTGGCCAGATAATAGGCTGTCGCAAGACCATGCCCGCCACCGCCAATGATCACATAATCATAGGCCGCCTGCGGCGCAGCATCACGCCATTGAGGGCGCCAACCCTTGTGCCCGCTGAGGGCTTCCTTGATCAGTCCAAACGCAGAATATCGCATAGCGGCTCCTGTTCCTTGCGAGAACAGTTGCCGTGAAATGAGCTGAGGCTGCCGATGCGCTTTCGGACAAGATTCATGTCAGAATCGACAATTCAGATTTTCGGGTCGATCCAACGAGCAAGCCTATGCCATCTACGGAGTTAATGTAGCGATAGATCGTCTCCTAACAAACTCTCAGTCTTGCACCCTCATAGATCATCCGGTTGCCAATCTGCTCAAGTGTCCAGCCATTCGTCAGGGTCAAGAAGTGCAACAAAGACTGTTTCCCAGTCTGTATCGATGGTTTTGGCATCGCTAAGTTTCATACGTGAAGTCCTCTCTTTTGGGTGTCCCGTTCCGCATCGGAAAACGACAGTAGGCACGGTTCATGCGGTTCTCGATCAACTCGTCTGCACCGGAAGGTCCTCGAGCGTGGAGATGGCCTTGCGGGCAGTTATGATTTTCCCTTTGGGAATTTAGGGCAGGTGATTTAGTTCACTCTGATCACAAATGATCTGCGCAATGTATCGACGGTCTAGTTCTGCCCGAGATAGGCGATGATATTGGCAATATCTGCTTCTTTACGCAGACCGCTAAAGGACATCCTTGTTCCCTTGAGAAAGTCACGTGGCTTGGTCAGAAAGGCCGTGAGGGATTCTTCATCCCAGACAAGACCTTCTGCCGCCGCGTTTTGTAGAGCCTTGGAATACTTGAAATCCGCTGATGCGCCGGCCGCTGCGCCAAGGATGCCGTTAAGGGCCGGGCCGGTTTTGTCTTTGGATTCAGGGCCAACCGCATGGCAGGCGCGGCATTTGCGAAACACCTTTTCCCCTTTTTCAGGGTCCCCTTCCGCCAGAGCCACCGCTGGGAAACTCAGCAGGCCAGAGAGTAACAAACCTTGGATCAAACGCATTTTCAGCCCCTCCTGATTTTGCACCAGTTTTTAGGTTTTGTCGAAATTACTGACCATTAGACGTTGGTCGTTGGACTAAAGTCCTGAACCGAAGGGCTGTCTTCGCGCCTCAGAAGACGCAACGGTTCCACCTGTGAGCCGGATGAATGGCCAAGAATAAGCTTCTCAATTGTCGTAAACTACGAGTATCGGCCATTCTGGCTTCAAACAATTGGACGGTTCGATCAGGCGGATGCATTGCACAGGCTGCCTAGTCCTAAAGTCGCATATTTTTCGGATATGGCAGTCTCTAGGGTAAGGCGTAGCAAAATGGAGGAATGTGTTATGGCATGGAGCAAGCCCAAAGCCCGGGAAATCAAGTGTGGTATGGAAATCAACATGTACGGCCCCGGTGAAGACGATGAGCGCGATACCGGTCGTGAAGTGATCTGATCACTCACTGCACATGAGACTGATCATTCTTGGGGCAGGCGCAGGAGGCGGGCTGCCCCAATGGAACTGTGGGTGCCGGAATTGCACTGATGCACGCGCAGGCCAGATTCCACGGATGACACAATCCTCTGTTGCGGTCTCGCTAGATGGCCACTCTTGGGTTGTACTGAATGCCTCACCGGATATTCGTCATCAGCTTGACGCTGCTACGCCTTTGCACCCCCGCGGGTTGCGGGAGTCGCCCGTGTCGTCGGTGGTTCTGACCAATGGGGACATTGACCATATCGCCGGTGCATTGATCCTGCGGGAAAAGACACCGTTTACATTATATGCCACGACAGCAGGGCTGGATATCGTGAACAGCAATTCGGTGTTTGGGGTGCTCGATCCGCAACTGGTGTCCAAACGTCAGATCACTCTGGATACCTGTTTTGAACCTCTGCCAGGCCTGAGAGCCACGCCATTTCCCGTCCCCGGTAAGGTTGCCTTGTTCCTGGAAGGGGGAACGCTGAACCTTGAGGAAGTGGGTGAGCAGACCGTTGGCCTTTTGATTGAAGCCAATGGAAAGCGCGTTGCCTATGTGCCGGGCTGTGCTGCAATCCCTGAGTGGTTGCTGGCGCGGCTTGATCGTCTTGATCTGCTGCTGTTTGACGGCACGGTCTGGAACAACGACGATATGCAGCGTACCGGCACCGGAGAAAAGACTGGGGCGCGCATGGGGCATGTGCCGCAGAACGGTGCGCTTGGCAGTCTTGCGCAGCTGGCGTCAGTAGAAGGCCGCAAGATGTATATCCACATCAACAACACCAACCCAATCCTGCAACCCAACAGCCCGGAGCGGTCTACAGTGCTCAAGGCAGGGTGGGAGATTGCCAGCGACGGCATGGAGATCACTCTGTGAAGGATACCCCTGACAGTGCCGAGGTATTTGAGGCAAAGCTGCGTGAGATTGGCGAGCGCCAGTACCATGACAAGCATCCCTTCCACGACATGTTGCATTCAGGCGGCTGCACGCCCGATCAGGTGCGGGCCTGGGTTATCAACCGTTATTATTACCAGACGCGGATCCCCATGAAGGACGCCGCCTTTATGTCGCGGGTTGCGGATCCTGACCTGCGTCGTGCCTGGCGTTCACGGATCGAGGATCACGATGGGCGCGCGCCCGGAGAGGGCGGCATTGCGCGCTGGCTAAAGCTGGCGGAAGGGGTTGGCCTTGATCCGGACTATGTGCGCTCCGAGGTTGGCATATTGCCCGCGACGCGCTTTGCCGTTGATGCCTATGTGCGTTTTGTAAGGGATGAACCTCTACTGCCGGCCGTGGCGTCTTCCCTGACCGAGCTTTTTGCCCCTGCCATTCACAGGAACCGCATTGCCGGACTGTTGGAACACTACGATTTTGCCAACGGCGAAACCCTGTCCTACTTCCAGAACCGGTTGAGTGAAGCCCCCAAAGATGTGGCTTTTGGCCTGCAGTGGGTGATGGAGAATGCCCGGACCCGCGCTGATCAGGACGCCGCCCTGCGGGCGCTGACCTTCAAGACCGAGGTCCTGTGGGCGCAATTGGATGCGCTTTGGTCCGCCTATGTCACACCGGGGCGTGTTCCGCCGGGTGGCTGGCAGGCCGGTGAGGGGCTAGCCTGATGCAGCCGCAGAACGTGCCCTATCTGCCACGCGGTGTCAGAACGCAGTTTGACAAGTTGCGTCAGGTCGAGGTGCTTTTGGGACCAGAGCGGGTATTGATCCTTGATCAGGTTGGGGTGGCCGTTCTGGAACGGCTGGATGGCGTAGCCAGCCTGCGCGGTATTTCGCAGGCGCTGTCTGACGTTTACGACGCCCCGCTGGATGTGATTGAACCGGATGTGATCGCCTTTGTTCAGGATCTGAGGGAAAAGGGGATGGTGCATGTCCAACCGCATTGACGCGCCCATGGCAATGCTGGCGGAACTGACCCACCGCTGCCCACTGGCCTGTCCATATTGTTCAAACCCGACTGAGCTGTTGTCAAAAGACAGTGAACTCAGCACCGAGCTATGGGGGGATATCTTTCAACAAGCTGCGGCGCTGGGGGTTTTGCAACTGCATCTTTCCGGTGGAGAACCCGCATCGCGTCGTGATCTGGTTGAACTGGTTACAGCTGCACGTAAGGCCGGACTCTACACCAATCTCATCACCTCAGGCATCGGCCTAACGGAAAAACGTCTGCACGCGCTGGACGATGCGGGTCTGGATCATGTGCAATTGTCCCTTCAGGGTGTCACGGCTGCCATGGCGG
This is a stretch of genomic DNA from Phaeobacter gallaeciensis DSM 26640. It encodes these proteins:
- the pqqC gene encoding pyrroloquinoline-quinone synthase PqqC, giving the protein MKDTPDSAEVFEAKLREIGERQYHDKHPFHDMLHSGGCTPDQVRAWVINRYYYQTRIPMKDAAFMSRVADPDLRRAWRSRIEDHDGRAPGEGGIARWLKLAEGVGLDPDYVRSEVGILPATRFAVDAYVRFVRDEPLLPAVASSLTELFAPAIHRNRIAGLLEHYDFANGETLSYFQNRLSEAPKDVAFGLQWVMENARTRADQDAALRALTFKTEVLWAQLDALWSAYVTPGRVPPGGWQAGEGLA
- the pqqD gene encoding pyrroloquinoline quinone biosynthesis peptide chaperone PqqD, which codes for MQPQNVPYLPRGVRTQFDKLRQVEVLLGPERVLILDQVGVAVLERLDGVASLRGISQALSDVYDAPLDVIEPDVIAFVQDLREKGMVHVQPH